The Ascaphus truei isolate aAscTru1 chromosome 3, aAscTru1.hap1, whole genome shotgun sequence genome includes a region encoding these proteins:
- the SLC11A2 gene encoding natural resistance-associated macrophage protein 2 isoform X2 has product MTPENRPVTWHHKTRSNPEDAVHVNVVYSKERQSSLTTATMPSDQDYQHLDENASGDHNNKGDKEVSIMPVLEAEPFTSYFDEKIPIPEDEQYSWFSFRKLWAFTGPGFLMSIAYLDPGNIESDLQSGSVAGFKLLWVLLTATIIGLLLQRLAARLGVVTGLHLAEMCNRQYPKVPRIMLWLMVELAIIGSDMQEVIGSAIAINLLSVGIIPLWGGVLITIIDTFFFLFLDKYGLRKLELLFGILISIMAVTFGYEYVKVKPDQGQLLKGMFFPYCEGCGTPQLEQAVGIVGAVIMPHNMYLHSALVKSRDINRANKREVREANKYFFIESSIALFLSFIINVFVVAVFAEAVFGKTNEEVYEVCLNSSSPQSNLFANKTSPLEIDIYKGGVILGCYFGPVALYIWAVGILAAGQSSTMTGTYSGQFVMEGFLNLKWSRFARVILTRSIAITPTLLVAIFQDVEHLTGMNDFLNVLQSLQLPFALIPILTFTSLRSVMNEFANGLGWKIAGGLFILIVCSINMYFVVVYVSALGHLALYVVAAILSIAYLCFVAYLTWQCLVALGLSFLQCGQTTEFAQSESLERTWRLLTHNAPSF; this is encoded by the exons AAAATGCGTCTGGAGATCACAATAACAAGGGGGACAAGGAAGTCAGCATTATGCCGGTGCTGGAAGCAGAGCCGTTTACCAGCTACTTTGATGAGAAGATCCCCATCCCTGAAGATGAGCAG TACTCTTGGTTCAGCTTCCGTAAGCTCTGGGCCTTCACAGGACCTGGCTTTCTCATGAGCATTGCCTATTTGGACCCTGGAAACATAGAATCTGACTTACAGTCTGGATCTGTTGCTGGCTTTAAG CTGCTGTGGGTTCTCCTGACTGCCACCATCATAGGGCTCCTCTTGCAGCGGTTAGCAGCCAGGTTAGGAGTGGTGACTGGCCTCCACTTAGCTGAAATGTGCAACAGGCAATATCCAAAG GTTCCTCGCATTATGCTGTGGCTTATGGTGGAGTTGGCTATCATTGGATCTGATATGCAAGAGGTCATTGGCTCGGCCATTGCCATTAATCTACTATCTGTAGGAAT AATTCCTTTATGGGGAGGAGTGTTGATTACCATCATAGATACCTTTTTCTTCCTCTTCCTAGACAAGTATG gacTGCGGAAACTGGAATTACTTTTTGGGATTCTTATTTCAATTATGGCGGTTACATTTGGTTATGAG TATGTCAAAGTAAAACCTGACCAGGGGCAGCTGCTTAAAGGCATGTTCTTTCCATATTGTGAAGGATGTGGGACCCCTCAGCTGGAGCAAGCAGTGGGCATTGTGGGAGCTGTGATCATGCCACATAACATGTATCTACATTCAGCTTTGGTTAAG TCCAGGGATATCAACCGTGCCAACAAGAGAGAAGTGAGGGAGGCGAATAAGTATTTCTTCATCGAGTCAAGCATAGCCTTGTTTCTTTCTTTCATCATCAATGTCTTTGTGGTTGCGGTGTTTGCAGAAGCGGTTTTTGGAAAGACCAATGAAGAAGTG TATGAGGTTTGTTTAAACAGCAGCAGTCCTCAAAGTAACTTGTTTGCCAATAAGACGTCACCGCTGGAAATTGATATTTACAAAGGG GGTGTGATCCTTGGATGTTATTTCGGCCCTGTAGCGCTCTACATCTGGGCGGTCGGTATTCTAGCAGCAGGGCAGAGTTCTACAATGACTGGCACGTACTCCGGCCAATTTGTTATGGAG GGTTTTCTGAACCTGAAGTGGTCCCGCTTTGCTCGAGTGATCCTGACCCGATCTATTGCCATCACACCCACCCTGCTGGTAGCAATTTTCCAGGATGTTGAGCATCTTACAGGGATGAATGATTTCCTCAATGTGCTTCAGAGTCTACAG CTTCCATTTGCATTGATCCCAATCCTGACGTTCACCAGTCTGCGGTCTGTGATGAATGAATTTGCAAACGGGCT AGGTTGGAAGATTGCTGGAGGCCTTTTCATTCTTATCGTTTGCTCCATAAATATGTACTTTGTGGTGGTGTATGTCTCTGCGTTAGGACATCTGGCATTGTATGTGGTGGCAGCGATTTTGTCCATTGCCTACCTATGCTTTGTGGCATATTTG ACGTGGCAATGTTTGGTTGCCCTGGGCTTGTCGTTCCTTCAATGCGGCCAGACG ACTGAATTTGCCCAGTCTGAGAGCCTGGAGAGAACGTGGCGTCTCTTAACTCACAACGCTCCCTCGTTTTAA
- the SLC11A2 gene encoding natural resistance-associated macrophage protein 2 isoform X4 has protein sequence MPSDQDYQHLDENASGDHNNKGDKEVSIMPVLEAEPFTSYFDEKIPIPEDEQYSWFSFRKLWAFTGPGFLMSIAYLDPGNIESDLQSGSVAGFKLLWVLLTATIIGLLLQRLAARLGVVTGLHLAEMCNRQYPKVPRIMLWLMVELAIIGSDMQEVIGSAIAINLLSVGIIPLWGGVLITIIDTFFFLFLDKYGLRKLELLFGILISIMAVTFGYEYVKVKPDQGQLLKGMFFPYCEGCGTPQLEQAVGIVGAVIMPHNMYLHSALVKSRDINRANKREVREANKYFFIESSIALFLSFIINVFVVAVFAEAVFGKTNEEVYEVCLNSSSPQSNLFANKTSPLEIDIYKGGVILGCYFGPVALYIWAVGILAAGQSSTMTGTYSGQFVMEGFLNLKWSRFARVILTRSIAITPTLLVAIFQDVEHLTGMNDFLNVLQSLQLPFALIPILTFTSLRSVMNEFANGLGWKIAGGLFILIVCSINMYFVVVYVSALGHLALYVVAAILSIAYLCFVAYLTWQCLVALGLSFLQCGQTCHLGLTAYPELFLLHNMEKEDTSSPR, from the exons AAAATGCGTCTGGAGATCACAATAACAAGGGGGACAAGGAAGTCAGCATTATGCCGGTGCTGGAAGCAGAGCCGTTTACCAGCTACTTTGATGAGAAGATCCCCATCCCTGAAGATGAGCAG TACTCTTGGTTCAGCTTCCGTAAGCTCTGGGCCTTCACAGGACCTGGCTTTCTCATGAGCATTGCCTATTTGGACCCTGGAAACATAGAATCTGACTTACAGTCTGGATCTGTTGCTGGCTTTAAG CTGCTGTGGGTTCTCCTGACTGCCACCATCATAGGGCTCCTCTTGCAGCGGTTAGCAGCCAGGTTAGGAGTGGTGACTGGCCTCCACTTAGCTGAAATGTGCAACAGGCAATATCCAAAG GTTCCTCGCATTATGCTGTGGCTTATGGTGGAGTTGGCTATCATTGGATCTGATATGCAAGAGGTCATTGGCTCGGCCATTGCCATTAATCTACTATCTGTAGGAAT AATTCCTTTATGGGGAGGAGTGTTGATTACCATCATAGATACCTTTTTCTTCCTCTTCCTAGACAAGTATG gacTGCGGAAACTGGAATTACTTTTTGGGATTCTTATTTCAATTATGGCGGTTACATTTGGTTATGAG TATGTCAAAGTAAAACCTGACCAGGGGCAGCTGCTTAAAGGCATGTTCTTTCCATATTGTGAAGGATGTGGGACCCCTCAGCTGGAGCAAGCAGTGGGCATTGTGGGAGCTGTGATCATGCCACATAACATGTATCTACATTCAGCTTTGGTTAAG TCCAGGGATATCAACCGTGCCAACAAGAGAGAAGTGAGGGAGGCGAATAAGTATTTCTTCATCGAGTCAAGCATAGCCTTGTTTCTTTCTTTCATCATCAATGTCTTTGTGGTTGCGGTGTTTGCAGAAGCGGTTTTTGGAAAGACCAATGAAGAAGTG TATGAGGTTTGTTTAAACAGCAGCAGTCCTCAAAGTAACTTGTTTGCCAATAAGACGTCACCGCTGGAAATTGATATTTACAAAGGG GGTGTGATCCTTGGATGTTATTTCGGCCCTGTAGCGCTCTACATCTGGGCGGTCGGTATTCTAGCAGCAGGGCAGAGTTCTACAATGACTGGCACGTACTCCGGCCAATTTGTTATGGAG GGTTTTCTGAACCTGAAGTGGTCCCGCTTTGCTCGAGTGATCCTGACCCGATCTATTGCCATCACACCCACCCTGCTGGTAGCAATTTTCCAGGATGTTGAGCATCTTACAGGGATGAATGATTTCCTCAATGTGCTTCAGAGTCTACAG CTTCCATTTGCATTGATCCCAATCCTGACGTTCACCAGTCTGCGGTCTGTGATGAATGAATTTGCAAACGGGCT AGGTTGGAAGATTGCTGGAGGCCTTTTCATTCTTATCGTTTGCTCCATAAATATGTACTTTGTGGTGGTGTATGTCTCTGCGTTAGGACATCTGGCATTGTATGTGGTGGCAGCGATTTTGTCCATTGCCTACCTATGCTTTGTGGCATATTTG ACGTGGCAATGTTTGGTTGCCCTGGGCTTGTCGTTCCTTCAATGCGGCCAGACG